One Thermodesulfobacteriota bacterium genomic window carries:
- a CDS encoding NADH:flavin oxidoreductase/NADH oxidase family protein, producing the protein MNNNQSPRELIGQPFTLPCGQTIKNRLMKSAMSEALGTADNHMTPGLVTLYDRWSRSGAGLLVTGNIMVDRRALGEPYNVAVEDEDDMDLLRAWARAGTQNGTQLWAQLNHPGKQVPKGLNSEAVGPSAIPFEPSLRPFFETPRELTDKEIQNIIERFGRSAEILKKAGFTGVQIHAAHGYLISQFLSPRHNQRGDIWGGNPENRRRFAVEVYRRVRAIVGPDFPVAFKLNSADFQRGGFTEEESLAVIQTLVDEGVDLVEISGGNYEAPAMSGRRAPDSTLAREAYFLEFAANVRSLIKVPLAVTGGFRTAGAMAAALAEGHLDMIGLARPLAVDPEYGTRILAGQPPTVTIRPISTGIKAVDRMALMEVAWYSRQLRRMASGQDPEPNESGLASFVKTILTSGYRTFKTRRLRA; encoded by the coding sequence CCGGCTGATGAAATCGGCCATGTCCGAAGCCCTGGGCACGGCCGACAACCACATGACGCCCGGCCTGGTCACCCTTTACGACCGCTGGTCCCGAAGCGGAGCCGGTCTGCTGGTCACCGGCAATATCATGGTGGACCGGAGGGCCCTGGGCGAGCCGTACAACGTGGCCGTCGAGGACGAAGACGACATGGACCTGCTGCGGGCCTGGGCCCGGGCCGGGACACAGAACGGAACGCAGCTCTGGGCCCAGTTGAACCATCCCGGCAAACAGGTCCCCAAGGGGCTCAACTCCGAGGCCGTGGGACCGTCGGCCATTCCCTTTGAACCATCCCTTCGCCCCTTTTTCGAGACTCCCCGGGAACTGACGGACAAGGAAATCCAAAACATCATCGAGCGGTTCGGCCGGTCCGCGGAAATCCTGAAAAAAGCCGGGTTCACCGGCGTGCAGATCCACGCCGCCCACGGTTATCTGATCAGCCAGTTTCTCTCCCCGCGGCACAACCAGCGCGGCGACATCTGGGGCGGGAATCCGGAGAACCGCCGCCGGTTCGCGGTCGAGGTTTACCGCCGCGTCCGGGCCATTGTCGGTCCGGACTTTCCGGTGGCTTTCAAACTCAATTCAGCCGATTTTCAGCGGGGTGGTTTTACCGAGGAGGAGTCCCTGGCGGTCATTCAGACCCTGGTCGATGAGGGCGTGGATCTGGTGGAGATTTCCGGCGGCAATTACGAAGCCCCGGCCATGAGCGGCCGCCGGGCGCCGGACAGCACCCTGGCGCGGGAGGCCTATTTTCTGGAGTTTGCCGCCAATGTCCGATCCCTGATCAAGGTGCCCCTGGCGGTGACCGGCGGGTTTCGCACTGCCGGCGCCATGGCCGCGGCCCTGGCGGAAGGTCACCTGGACATGATCGGCCTGGCCCGGCCTTTGGCGGTGGACCCGGAGTACGGCACCAGAATTCTTGCCGGGCAACCCCCGACCGTGACTATCCGGCCCATCTCCACCGGCATCAAGGCCGTGGACCGCATGGCCCTGATGGAAGTGGCCTGGTACAGCCGCCAGCTCCGGCGCATGGCCAGCGGCCAAGACCCCGAGCCCAACGAGAGCGGCCTGGCCTCTTTTGTCAAAACCATCCTGACCAGCGGCTACCGCACCTTCAAGACCCGGCGTCTGCGGGCCTGA